One stretch of Rickettsiales bacterium DNA includes these proteins:
- a CDS encoding DegT/DnrJ/EryC1/StrS family aminotransferase, with protein sequence MKQALATQENKNNIAVSYAKTVYGQKEIDAVVKCLNEGTQMGKYAREFEKKIANLFDKKYGLFVNSGSSALYIGVEAMAKVFGFKKGAEVITPALTFSTTIGSIYKAGLIPAYVDVGESDYCIDVNKIEEMINPNTVAISAPNLMGNVCNWEEISQIARKHNLKIIEDSADTLGGTLNGKPSGAWSDMSITSFYGSHIINCAGNGGMLCINDDEFLKEAKLLRSWGRSSSIFDEKSESIENRFNVYIDEIQYDAKFLFERIGYNLEGSEIGAAFGLVQLEDLEKNIITRENNFNKQKQFFDKYSEFFTTPNYTKGVRSGWLAFPIIVKESAPFSRSELQIFLEKRNIQTRVVFTGNITRQPGYKNLEMKKSNSGYKNADNVMRGGVLLACHHGLNDEMFAHMHSSVEEFLKQYN encoded by the coding sequence ATGAAACAAGCTCTCGCAACTCAAGAAAATAAAAATAATATTGCCGTTTCTTATGCAAAAACCGTTTATGGTCAGAAGGAAATTGATGCAGTGGTTAAATGCCTTAATGAAGGCACGCAGATGGGTAAATACGCCAGAGAATTTGAGAAAAAAATCGCAAATCTTTTTGATAAAAAATATGGGCTTTTTGTAAATTCTGGTTCATCTGCTTTATATATTGGCGTTGAGGCAATGGCTAAAGTTTTTGGCTTCAAGAAGGGTGCGGAAGTAATAACCCCTGCCCTAACTTTTTCTACAACTATTGGATCAATTTATAAAGCAGGTTTAATCCCTGCTTATGTTGATGTAGGTGAGAGTGATTATTGCATTGATGTCAATAAAATTGAAGAAATGATAAACCCAAACACGGTTGCAATTTCTGCACCAAATTTAATGGGAAATGTATGTAATTGGGAAGAAATTTCACAAATTGCGAGAAAGCATAATCTTAAAATCATTGAGGATTCCGCAGATACGCTTGGCGGAACTTTGAATGGCAAGCCTTCAGGTGCTTGGAGTGATATGTCAATCACCAGCTTTTACGGCTCTCATATTATCAATTGTGCTGGTAATGGTGGAATGCTCTGCATTAATGACGATGAATTTTTGAAAGAAGCTAAATTGCTTCGTTCTTGGGGTAGAAGTTCCTCTATATTTGATGAAAAATCAGAATCAATTGAAAACCGCTTTAATGTCTACATTGATGAAATTCAATATGATGCAAAATTTTTATTTGAGAGAATTGGCTACAATCTTGAAGGCTCAGAAATTGGTGCTGCTTTTGGATTAGTTCAATTAGAAGATTTAGAAAAAAATATCATTACTAGAGAAAATAATTTCAATAAACAAAAACAATTCTTTGATAAATATTCTGAGTTTTTTACAACGCCAAATTATACAAAAGGGGTTAGAAGTGGTTGGCTTGCCTTCCCAATTATAGTTAAGGAATCCGCACCTTTTAGCAGAAGTGAATTACAGATTTTCCTAGAGAAAAGAAATATTCAAACTAGGGTTGTGTTCACTGGAAATATTACTCGTCAACCAGGTTATAAAAATCTTGAAATGAAAAAATCTAATTCAGGCTATAAAAATGCTGATAATGTTATGAGAGGGGGAGTTTTACTTGCTTGCCATCACGGCTTAAATGATGAGATGTTTGCCCATATGCACAGCTCAGTTGAAGAATTTTTGAAGCAGTATAATTAG
- a CDS encoding phosphatidate cytidylyltransferase, giving the protein MPNFAKRIISTIILAPVLIYLMIIGGALLDLVIISAFLIALFEWVKITNSSKKKFLWWIFGVLYISFACLVLLFLARYRVNIPYFDNFPILMFVIVLLVWINDIFGYIFGKLIGGPKLCPKISPNKTWAGAIGGVFGCLLFFFILNYSVDFGADKVSDKNFYSALLIHIFIPIISQIGDLFESWLKRKHNVKDSGNIIPGHGGILDRIDGLLLVLNVTGIYFYYHIIKVIS; this is encoded by the coding sequence GTGCCAAATTTTGCTAAAAGAATTATCTCAACAATTATACTTGCACCAGTTTTGATTTATCTAATGATTATCGGCGGTGCATTGCTTGATCTAGTTATAATTTCTGCTTTTTTGATAGCCCTTTTTGAATGGGTTAAAATTACCAATTCTAGCAAAAAAAAATTTTTATGGTGGATTTTTGGAGTTCTTTATATCAGCTTTGCCTGTTTGGTTTTACTTTTTTTAGCAAGATACAGGGTTAATATTCCTTATTTTGATAATTTCCCTATTTTAATGTTTGTAATAGTTTTACTGGTCTGGATTAATGATATTTTCGGTTATATTTTTGGCAAATTAATTGGGGGGCCAAAATTATGCCCCAAAATTAGCCCTAATAAAACTTGGGCTGGTGCAATTGGCGGAGTGTTTGGCTGTTTATTATTTTTCTTTATTCTCAATTATTCTGTAGATTTTGGTGCAGATAAAGTTAGCGATAAAAATTTCTATAGTGCTTTATTAATTCATATTTTTATTCCAATAATATCTCAAATTGGAGATTTGTTTGAATCTTGGTTGAAACGCAAACATAATGTAAAAGATTCAGGAAATATTATCCCTGGACACGGCGGAATTTTAGATAGAATTGATGGTCTTCTGCTGGTCCTTAATGTTACAGGAATATATTTTTACTATCACATTATTAAGGTGATAAGCTAA
- the dxr gene encoding 1-deoxy-D-xylulose-5-phosphate reductoisomerase — protein sequence MQKQVSILGATGTIGKNTLEIISGNPEKYSVSTLIARSNFEELAKLATQYKVKQVAIYDEENYLPLKNLLSGSNIKIFAGKEGCKEASSEKIDIYISGAVGFCALEPTLSAVKAGVNIGMANKECLVCAGEIIINEAKKSNAKIIPVDSEHNAIFQIFDFEKLNSIEKIILTASGGSFLNLDIKEFSKITPEMAVKHPNWNMGAKISVDSSTMMNKGLEVIEAMRLFPLNPNQIEVLVHPQSIIHGLVYYNDGSVLSALSNPDMKIPISYALGFPDRIKNNSQKLDLAKTTNLSFYNPDFEKFRCLKLSFEALNFGQNACVALNAANEIAVAEFLNHKIKFSDIPIIVEMVLEKIISENYSANSLEEIYFIDEISRNSAQDFIKTKISKVA from the coding sequence ATGCAAAAGCAAGTTTCAATATTGGGTGCAACTGGCACTATTGGTAAAAATACACTTGAGATAATCTCTGGTAATCCAGAAAAATATTCAGTTAGTACTCTGATAGCTCGCAGTAATTTTGAGGAGCTTGCAAAGCTCGCAACCCAATATAAAGTTAAGCAAGTTGCGATTTATGATGAAGAAAATTATCTGCCTCTCAAAAATTTATTAAGTGGATCAAATATAAAAATTTTTGCAGGTAAAGAAGGCTGCAAAGAGGCCTCAAGTGAAAAAATTGATATTTATATTTCCGGTGCAGTTGGCTTTTGTGCTTTAGAACCGACGCTTTCAGCGGTTAAAGCGGGTGTAAATATTGGAATGGCAAATAAAGAATGTTTAGTTTGTGCCGGTGAAATTATCATAAATGAAGCCAAAAAATCTAATGCAAAAATTATCCCAGTTGATTCTGAGCATAATGCAATATTCCAAATTTTTGATTTTGAAAAACTAAACTCAATTGAGAAAATTATACTTACTGCTTCTGGTGGGTCATTTCTAAATTTAGATATAAAAGAATTTAGTAAAATCACCCCTGAAATGGCGGTTAAGCACCCTAATTGGAATATGGGGGCAAAAATCTCAGTGGATTCTTCAACGATGATGAATAAAGGTTTAGAGGTGATTGAAGCTATGCGTTTATTCCCACTAAATCCTAATCAAATAGAGGTTTTAGTTCACCCGCAATCAATAATTCATGGGCTGGTTTATTATAATGATGGCTCTGTGCTTTCAGCACTATCAAACCCAGATATGAAAATTCCAATCTCTTACGCTCTTGGGTTTCCGGATAGAATTAAAAATAATTCTCAAAAATTAGACTTGGCAAAAACTACAAATTTAAGTTTTTATAATCCTGATTTTGAAAAATTTAGATGCTTGAAGCTTAGCTTTGAGGCCTTAAATTTTGGTCAGAATGCTTGTGTTGCACTAAATGCGGCGAATGAAATTGCGGTAGCAGAATTTTTGAATCACAAAATAAAATTTTCTGATATCCCTATTATAGTTGAAATGGTTTTGGAAAAGATTATATCAGAAAATTATAGTGCGAATTCTTTAGAGGAAATTTATTTCATCGATGAAATTTCTAGAAATTCCGCACAAGATTTTATAAAAACCAAAATTAGCAAGGTTGCCTAA
- the rseP gene encoding RIP metalloprotease RseP, translated as MDLFFNILQSVLSFIAIISIIVFIHEFGHYWVAKKCGVMIESFSIGFGKEIFGWNDKSGTRWKLSLIPLGGYVKMYGDENAASVPDKDKISQMAEDERKKSFHTQDLWKRFLIVLAGPLANYIFAIIILSFFFFAYGKPNTSNVISGIQKESVAEKFGLQEGDKIIYLGGSKIKTFEDIRSMVSMHPAIELDISYERNGEVKNSKITPEKKVSKDIFGNEVEVGLLGISSSKMEYKKLNFLTSISSAAYETYDLSVRTLQAVGQIITGKRSAEQISGILRIADYSGKSVEQGFKVVFWFMAVLSVNLGLVNLFPIPMLDGGHLFFYIIEGLRGKPLPEKLQEYFFRFGYGVLIGLMLLATFNDLKFFKIF; from the coding sequence ATGGATTTATTTTTCAATATTTTGCAGAGCGTTCTTTCCTTCATCGCAATAATTTCAATAATAGTTTTTATTCACGAATTTGGCCATTATTGGGTGGCAAAAAAATGCGGTGTGATGATTGAAAGTTTTTCTATCGGCTTTGGTAAAGAGATTTTCGGCTGGAATGATAAATCTGGAACTCGCTGGAAGTTAAGCCTTATCCCGCTTGGTGGTTATGTAAAAATGTATGGTGATGAAAATGCAGCCTCTGTACCAGATAAAGATAAAATTTCTCAAATGGCGGAAGACGAAAGAAAAAAATCTTTTCATACGCAAGACTTATGGAAAAGATTTTTAATTGTTCTTGCAGGGCCTTTGGCAAATTATATTTTCGCAATTATTATTTTATCTTTTTTCTTTTTTGCTTATGGCAAACCTAACACTTCAAATGTGATTTCCGGTATTCAAAAAGAGAGTGTTGCCGAGAAATTTGGGCTTCAAGAAGGCGATAAAATTATTTATCTTGGTGGTTCAAAAATCAAAACTTTTGAAGATATTAGAAGCATGGTTTCAATGCACCCCGCTATTGAGCTAGATATTTCATACGAAAGAAATGGCGAGGTTAAAAATTCAAAAATCACTCCAGAGAAAAAAGTTTCAAAGGATATTTTTGGGAATGAAGTTGAGGTTGGCTTGCTTGGAATTTCCTCAAGCAAAATGGAATATAAAAAATTGAACTTTCTTACATCAATTTCAAGTGCTGCTTATGAAACCTATGATTTATCAGTTAGAACCTTGCAAGCAGTTGGTCAAATTATCACTGGTAAAAGAAGTGCCGAGCAAATTAGTGGTATTTTAAGAATCGCAGATTATTCTGGTAAATCAGTTGAACAAGGCTTCAAAGTTGTATTTTGGTTTATGGCAGTGCTTTCTGTAAATTTAGGTCTTGTAAATCTTTTTCCAATTCCTATGCTTGATGGTGGTCATTTATTCTTTTACATAATTGAAGGTTTAAGGGGTAAGCCACTGCCAGAAAAATTGCAAGAATATTTCTTCAGATTTGGCTATGGCGTGCTTATTGGTTTAATGCTTCTTGCAACCTTTAATGATTTGAAATTTTTTAAGATTTTCTAG
- the bamA gene encoding outer membrane protein assembly factor BamA → MKKLSALFFTFLLLTNSAFAENLVIKDIKISGNGRVEPATIEAFLGVKRGQTIAREDLDNAFRRTFDTGLFEDIQIEFQNGILEVDVKENPTVAEVAFDGNDKIDNEKFLAEIKTEPRAVFKESDLQADVKRIMTLYQRSGRFNVRVEPKVEKLENNRVKVTFIIDEGQKAKIAQISFINNFAFDEPELETVIGTKESRWYRFFSGSDNYDPDRIEFDKELLRRHYVSKGYADFKVVSADAEYNNINKSFNIIFTLDEGKHFTFGKIDIQSAIPDLNLDEARGLIKSKEGKEFDAKKLEDTITTLTDYLGEKGYAFTRINPRYNKDDKSQIIGITYEISEGPRVYVNRINIIGNSRTGDEVIRREFRLNEGDPYNSSKIKRSKERIEALGFFSKVDIQNKETEYADKVDLDVGVAEQSTGELTLGAGFSTNDGALGDIAITERNFLGKGQFVRANFTLAAVRQDIRLSFTEPYFMDRQLSTGFDIFNTQIVSQSGLNNLAFDSASTGFTLRSGYPLSEYLSHNVNYTLRQDEITNPQAGASLFVTQQLGEFLSSVIGHSFVYNSLDNQFLPNEGWFASISQDYAGLGGDIAYLKHDARVSYFTPISEEYRDWVVRLSGRGGNVTGMSGKDVRINDRFFVGETLMRGFDNQGIGPRDRVSLDPLGGNNYFVGTSELMFPLGLPEELQIKGAAFTDVGTLYGIDATDPTLQIEDKDSLRGSAGVGVFWRSPVGPIRIDYAEPFAKESFDQLQQIRFSFGTRF, encoded by the coding sequence ATGAAAAAACTCTCGGCTTTATTTTTTACTTTTTTACTATTAACCAATTCTGCATTTGCTGAGAATTTGGTTATCAAAGATATTAAAATCTCTGGAAATGGCAGGGTAGAACCTGCGACTATTGAAGCATTTCTTGGTGTTAAGAGAGGTCAAACAATTGCCCGAGAAGATTTAGATAACGCATTTAGAAGAACATTTGATACTGGCCTTTTTGAAGACATACAAATTGAATTCCAAAATGGTATTTTAGAAGTTGATGTTAAGGAAAACCCTACCGTTGCTGAAGTTGCCTTTGATGGAAATGATAAAATTGATAATGAAAAATTCCTTGCTGAAATTAAAACTGAGCCTCGTGCGGTTTTTAAGGAATCTGACCTTCAAGCAGATGTTAAAAGAATTATGACACTCTATCAAAGAAGTGGCAGATTTAATGTTAGAGTTGAACCAAAGGTTGAAAAATTAGAAAATAATAGAGTTAAAGTTACTTTTATAATTGATGAGGGGCAGAAGGCAAAAATTGCACAAATTTCATTCATAAATAATTTTGCATTTGATGAGCCAGAGCTTGAAACAGTAATCGGCACTAAGGAGTCAAGATGGTATAGATTTTTCTCCGGTAGCGATAATTATGACCCTGATAGAATTGAGTTTGATAAAGAATTGCTAAGAAGGCATTATGTATCCAAAGGTTATGCTGATTTCAAAGTAGTTTCAGCAGATGCGGAATATAATAATATCAATAAATCCTTTAATATTATTTTCACGCTTGATGAAGGCAAGCACTTTACTTTCGGAAAAATTGACATTCAAAGTGCAATCCCTGATTTGAACTTAGATGAAGCTCGTGGCCTTATAAAATCTAAGGAAGGCAAAGAGTTTGATGCTAAGAAACTTGAAGATACAATAACCACTTTAACTGATTATCTTGGCGAAAAAGGCTACGCATTTACTAGAATTAATCCTCGCTATAATAAAGATGATAAATCTCAAATAATAGGAATTACCTATGAAATTTCAGAAGGTCCTAGGGTTTATGTTAATCGCATAAACATTATTGGCAACTCAAGAACGGGTGATGAAGTTATAAGAAGGGAGTTTAGACTGAATGAGGGCGACCCTTACAATTCATCAAAAATCAAACGCTCTAAAGAAAGAATTGAGGCTCTGGGCTTCTTTAGTAAAGTTGATATTCAAAATAAAGAAACTGAGTATGCCGATAAAGTTGATCTAGATGTTGGTGTTGCTGAACAATCAACAGGTGAACTTACTCTCGGTGCTGGTTTTTCCACCAATGATGGTGCTTTGGGAGATATTGCTATAACCGAAAGGAACTTCTTGGGTAAAGGGCAGTTCGTGCGTGCAAACTTTACGCTTGCTGCTGTTCGTCAAGATATTCGCCTTTCATTTACTGAGCCATATTTTATGGATAGGCAACTTTCAACTGGTTTTGATATTTTTAATACGCAAATTGTTTCTCAAAGTGGGTTAAACAACTTGGCGTTTGATAGTGCCTCAACTGGTTTTACGCTAAGAAGTGGTTATCCACTTTCTGAATATTTGTCTCACAATGTTAACTATACTTTAAGGCAAGATGAAATTACTAACCCTCAAGCTGGTGCATCACTCTTTGTAACACAACAATTAGGTGAATTTTTAAGCTCGGTTATTGGTCATAGTTTTGTTTATAATAGCCTTGATAATCAGTTTCTGCCAAATGAGGGCTGGTTTGCTTCTATCTCTCAAGATTATGCAGGTTTGGGCGGTGATATTGCTTACTTAAAACATGATGCGAGAGTTTCATATTTTACACCAATTTCTGAGGAATATAGAGATTGGGTTGTTCGTCTTTCAGGTAGGGGTGGTAATGTTACTGGTATGAGTGGTAAAGATGTTAGAATTAACGATAGATTTTTTGTTGGTGAAACATTGATGAGGGGTTTTGATAACCAAGGTATTGGCCCTAGAGATAGAGTCTCCCTTGATCCTTTGGGTGGTAATAACTATTTTGTTGGAACTTCAGAGTTAATGTTTCCGCTTGGGCTTCCTGAGGAATTACAAATTAAAGGTGCTGCATTTACTGATGTTGGAACATTATATGGAATTGATGCGACAGATCCAACTTTACAAATTGAAGATAAAGATTCTTTAAGGGGTTCTGCTGGTGTTGGTGTTTTCTGGCGTTCACCAGTTGGGCCAATTAGAATTGATTATGCTGAGCCATTTGCTAAAGAATCTTTTGACCAACTTCAGCAAATTCGCTTTAGCTTCGGAACAAGATTTTAA
- a CDS encoding OmpH family outer membrane protein gives MKKIILTLILAFAVNSANAQNFDVKTIATVDLKKIVDESKAAKAAEEEVKRIQQKYVSETKSQEDALKKNEEQLKAQQKAMSQEAFAKKVQEFRVKLMNSQREVMKKRKILETAYIKALELVRNETIKIIAEIAKEKNVDVVIAKGQLLFAKDNYDISNEVLERLNKKLAKVNISVDKK, from the coding sequence ATGAAAAAAATTATTTTAACTTTAATCTTAGCTTTTGCGGTTAATTCAGCAAATGCTCAGAATTTTGATGTAAAAACCATTGCAACTGTTGATCTAAAAAAGATTGTTGATGAATCTAAAGCTGCCAAAGCCGCTGAAGAAGAAGTAAAAAGAATTCAACAAAAATATGTTTCTGAAACTAAATCTCAGGAAGATGCTCTCAAGAAAAATGAGGAGCAATTAAAAGCTCAGCAGAAAGCTATGTCGCAAGAAGCATTCGCAAAAAAAGTTCAAGAGTTTAGAGTAAAATTAATGAACAGCCAAAGGGAAGTAATGAAAAAAAGAAAAATCCTAGAAACTGCTTATATCAAGGCACTTGAGCTAGTGAGAAATGAAACTATTAAAATAATTGCTGAAATTGCTAAAGAAAAAAATGTTGATGTAGTAATTGCTAAAGGTCAACTTTTATTTGCAAAAGATAATTATGATATTTCAAATGAAGTCTTAGAAAGGCTTAACAAAAAACTTGCTAAAGTTAATATCAGCGTTGATAAAAAGTAA
- the fabG gene encoding 3-oxoacyl-[acyl-carrier-protein] reductase: MINLTGKKALITGATGGIGEAIARKLHLLGAEIVVSGTRIEKLEGLANSLGSRVHILTTNLKDKEQVKKLASEAEEKSGGIDILVCNAGITKDNLILRMSEDDFEEVLAVNLTSSFILIKSFVKTMMKRRFGRIISIGSIVGTMGNPGQANYVASKAGVAGLIKSVAAEVASRGITANNIAPGFIETAMTDKLNEDQKNKMLANIPIGAFGKGEDIANLTAFLASDEAKYITGQTIHINGGMLMV; the protein is encoded by the coding sequence ATGATTAATCTTACAGGAAAAAAGGCACTTATAACTGGTGCAACGGGTGGAATTGGTGAGGCAATTGCCCGCAAACTTCATCTTCTAGGTGCAGAAATTGTTGTTTCTGGAACAAGAATAGAAAAGCTAGAAGGGCTTGCAAATTCGCTTGGTTCTCGTGTGCATATTCTAACAACAAATTTGAAGGATAAAGAGCAGGTAAAAAAACTAGCATCAGAGGCAGAAGAAAAATCAGGCGGAATAGATATTCTTGTCTGTAATGCTGGGATTACCAAAGATAATCTAATACTTAGAATGTCTGAAGATGATTTTGAAGAGGTGCTTGCGGTTAATTTAACCTCAAGTTTTATTCTTATAAAATCATTTGTAAAAACAATGATGAAGCGTCGCTTTGGAAGAATTATTTCAATCGGCTCAATCGTTGGTACAATGGGTAACCCAGGGCAAGCAAACTATGTAGCCTCAAAAGCTGGGGTTGCAGGGCTTATAAAATCAGTTGCAGCTGAAGTTGCATCTCGTGGAATTACCGCAAATAATATCGCGCCGGGTTTTATTGAAACCGCAATGACTGATAAATTAAATGAAGATCAGAAAAATAAAATGCTCGCTAATATTCCAATTGGTGCATTTGGCAAGGGTGAGGATATTGCGAATTTAACTGCTTTCCTAGCTTCAGATGAAGCAAAATACATTACAGGGCAAACTATCCACATTAATGGCGGAATGTTGATGGTTTAA
- a CDS encoding acyltransferase has translation MNNKLTSNKAEISSLTFFRFLTAFIVFLFHCKIHLNFSTNIKFIDKFINNGAVFMTGFFVLSGYIMCYVYKNKDFSKRNEVLNFYLKRFAKIYPTYFLGSILYFSLIQPNTPYTSEEWIRIIINDIFLLQAIFPKMFHLGINGGTWSISVEAFFYLLFPLIILIYSKKPIKLIFLGFLMAIIVNINVISDSESKGYYYSNAFMRLNEFFIGIGFYLLTSNNKLDKLPFILKSPFFIFLVIFCLTTLKQSEAIYSYMGLNIVIAPLFGLLLFSLSINNNSFVFNNRYTNYLGKISYSFYIWQFIAIEFGRGLIKLDINNWLIIIIVFMLNILIASISYFLVEEKFRKIIINRFSNYSN, from the coding sequence ATGAATAATAAATTAACTTCAAATAAAGCTGAAATTTCCTCGCTTACTTTTTTTCGATTTCTAACAGCTTTCATAGTATTTTTATTCCATTGTAAAATTCACTTAAACTTTTCAACTAATATTAAGTTTATTGATAAATTTATTAATAATGGTGCAGTCTTCATGACTGGTTTCTTTGTGCTTTCTGGATATATAATGTGCTATGTCTATAAAAATAAAGATTTTTCAAAAAGAAATGAAGTATTAAATTTTTATCTAAAAAGATTTGCAAAAATTTATCCAACATATTTTTTGGGTTCCATTTTATATTTTTCCTTAATTCAGCCTAACACGCCTTATACTAGTGAAGAATGGATTAGAATAATTATAAATGATATATTTTTATTGCAGGCAATTTTTCCTAAAATGTTTCACTTAGGCATTAATGGAGGAACTTGGAGTATAAGTGTTGAAGCCTTTTTTTATCTTTTATTTCCTTTAATTATTTTAATATATTCAAAAAAACCTATTAAGCTTATTTTTTTAGGTTTTTTAATGGCAATAATAGTAAATATTAATGTAATTTCTGATTCAGAAAGCAAAGGCTATTATTATTCCAATGCTTTTATGAGACTCAATGAATTTTTTATTGGAATAGGCTTTTATCTTCTTACATCAAATAATAAGCTAGATAAATTACCATTTATATTAAAGTCTCCCTTCTTTATATTTTTGGTTATTTTTTGTTTAACAACACTTAAACAGTCAGAAGCTATTTATTCATATATGGGGTTAAATATTGTTATTGCTCCACTTTTTGGCTTATTATTATTCTCTCTTAGCATAAATAATAATTCATTTGTATTTAATAACAGATATACAAATTATCTCGGAAAAATATCTTACTCTTTTTACATATGGCAGTTTATTGCAATAGAATTTGGCAGAGGCCTTATCAAGTTAGACATAAATAATTGGCTAATTATAATTATTGTATTTATGTTAAATATACTCATCGCTTCAATATCTTATTTTCTTGTAGAGGAAAAATTTAGGAAAATAATTATAAATAGGTTTTCAAATTATAGTAATTGA
- the nadC gene encoding carboxylating nicotinate-nucleotide diphosphorylase, whose protein sequence is MQINFDDINEIISNALEEDIGRGDVTSNLTIPEDANISAKFIFREDAIFCGTPILENIFLRYSEKIKFIPLVKEGSFVQASQAVFEVSGNARIILQSERVALNFIQRMSGIATLTNKFVEKTKGTKAQILDTRKTTPNLRKIERYSVWIGGGVNHRYCLDDAVLIKDNHIAFNNGDIQKTIRLAKNNAPEGFIIEVECDNLEQFKIAIQEKPDIILLDNMNINELKQAVELAKNTNILLEASGGVTLETIKEIAETGVDRISIGSLTHSVKSIDIGLDF, encoded by the coding sequence ATGCAAATTAATTTTGACGACATAAATGAAATAATCTCAAATGCACTTGAGGAAGATATTGGGCGTGGCGATGTAACATCTAATCTTACAATTCCTGAAGATGCAAATATTTCAGCAAAATTTATTTTTCGTGAAGATGCAATTTTTTGTGGCACGCCAATTTTAGAAAATATTTTCCTTAGATATTCTGAGAAAATTAAATTTATTCCATTAGTGAAAGAGGGAAGTTTTGTTCAAGCAAGCCAAGCGGTTTTTGAAGTTTCAGGAAATGCTAGGATTATTTTACAATCTGAAAGGGTTGCGCTTAATTTTATTCAGAGAATGAGCGGAATTGCCACCTTAACAAATAAATTTGTTGAAAAAACCAAAGGCACGAAAGCACAAATTTTAGATACAAGAAAAACCACACCAAACCTTAGGAAGATTGAGAGATATTCAGTGTGGATAGGCGGCGGGGTGAATCACAGATATTGCCTTGATGATGCAGTTTTAATTAAGGATAATCACATTGCATTTAACAATGGTGATATTCAAAAAACTATAAGGCTTGCTAAAAATAATGCTCCGGAGGGTTTTATTATTGAGGTGGAGTGCGATAATTTAGAGCAATTCAAAATCGCAATTCAAGAAAAGCCAGATATTATTTTGCTTGATAATATGAATATTAATGAATTAAAACAGGCAGTTGAACTTGCTAAAAATACTAATATTTTACTAGAAGCATCAGGTGGTGTTACCCTTGAAACAATTAAAGAAATTGCTGAAACTGGAGTTGATAGAATTTCTATCGGTTCGTTAACCCATTCAGTAAAATCAATAGATATTGGTTTGGATTTTTAG
- the iscX gene encoding Fe-S cluster assembly protein IscX: MKWKDIEDIAIELEEKHYDKDNINLRFTDLHKWVCELEDFDDDPQKSNEKVLEAIQMAWLKERGNA, from the coding sequence ATGAAGTGGAAAGATATAGAAGATATTGCAATAGAGCTTGAAGAAAAGCACTATGATAAAGATAATATCAATCTAAGATTTACAGATCTACATAAATGGGTTTGTGAACTTGAAGATTTTGATGATGACCCCCAAAAATCTAATGAGAAAGTTTTGGAGGCTATTCAAATGGCTTGGCTTAAGGAACGCGGTAATGCTTAA